In the genome of Desulfofalx alkaliphila DSM 12257, one region contains:
- the hpt gene encoding hypoxanthine phosphoribosyltransferase, which translates to MHQDVQKILLTEEEIKDRVQQLGRQISEDYRGESILVVGILKGAMIFLADLVRHLEIPTFFDFMAVSSYGSSTMSSGAVRILKDLDKSIEGKNVIIVEDIVDTGLTLSYLVDNLRAREPATIKVCTLLDKPDRRTVDVTIDYNGFTIPDEFVVGYGLDFNERYRNLPYIAVLKPEIYKG; encoded by the coding sequence ATGCACCAAGATGTGCAAAAAATATTGTTAACTGAAGAAGAAATTAAAGACCGCGTGCAGCAGCTGGGGCGGCAAATATCTGAAGACTACCGCGGTGAAAGTATTTTGGTGGTAGGAATATTAAAGGGTGCAATGATTTTCCTGGCAGACCTGGTGAGACACCTTGAAATACCTACCTTCTTTGACTTTATGGCGGTATCCAGTTACGGTTCTTCCACCATGTCCTCCGGCGCAGTGCGCATTTTAAAGGACTTAGACAAAAGTATTGAAGGTAAAAACGTGATAATTGTTGAGGATATAGTTGACACCGGTTTAACCTTAAGTTACCTGGTGGATAATTTGCGTGCCAGGGAGCCGGCCACAATTAAGGTTTGTACCCTCTTGGACAAGCCCGACCGCCGCACTGTGGACGTCACCATTGATTACAACGGTTTTACCATTCCTGACGAATTTGTGGTGGGTTACGGTTTGGATTTTAACGAACGCTACCGTAATCTTCCCTATATTGCGGTGTTAAAGCCGGAAATATATAAGGGATAA
- the guaA gene encoding glutamine-hydrolyzing GMP synthase — MSLGQEMVVVLDFGGKYTQMIARRIRECKVFCEILPYNIGVDKLRNKNPKGIVFSGGPADGGAENAPPVDDAIYRLEIPILAVGYGMQMMARQLGGKISGDVQLAEGKKTLEITANSRLLAGLETKEECWVSQGHSVEELPQGFAPVARSEDNRALAMEDPDKKLYAMQFHPEVAHTPKGKQVLQNFLYDICRCSDAWTMSSFLRQSVAEVQAKAGDKKVLCALSGGVDSSVAAVLVHRAVGDNLTCVFVDNGLLRKGEAEQVINTFREKFNMNLIHVDARERFLNKLAGVTDPERKRKIIGEEFIRLFEEEAKKLGQIDYLVQGTVYPDVVESGTAAAGVIKSHHNVGGLPEDMQFDLIEPLRWLFKDEVRLLGEELGLPEEVVWRQPFPGPGLAVRCLGEVTEEKLAVLREADAIVTDEIKKAGLDREIWQYFAVLPNIKSVGVKGDRRTYVWTVGVRAIHSSDGMTAQWAHIPYQVLDSISTRICKEIEQVNRVVYDITAKPPSTIEWE; from the coding sequence ATGTCATTGGGACAAGAAATGGTGGTAGTGCTGGACTTTGGCGGCAAATACACCCAAATGATTGCCCGCCGGATACGGGAATGTAAAGTGTTTTGCGAGATACTGCCTTACAACATAGGGGTGGATAAACTAAGGAATAAAAACCCAAAGGGTATAGTGTTCAGCGGCGGGCCGGCCGATGGCGGTGCCGAAAATGCCCCGCCGGTGGATGATGCCATTTACCGATTAGAGATCCCTATTTTGGCCGTTGGCTACGGCATGCAGATGATGGCCCGACAATTGGGCGGTAAAATCAGCGGTGATGTTCAGCTGGCAGAGGGAAAGAAGACCCTTGAAATAACAGCCAATTCAAGACTGCTGGCCGGGTTGGAAACTAAAGAGGAGTGCTGGGTGAGCCAGGGGCACAGTGTGGAAGAGCTTCCCCAGGGTTTTGCCCCGGTGGCCCGCAGTGAGGACAACCGGGCCTTGGCCATGGAGGACCCCGATAAAAAACTCTATGCAATGCAGTTTCACCCGGAGGTGGCACACACCCCAAAGGGTAAGCAGGTGTTGCAGAACTTTTTGTACGATATATGCCGCTGCAGCGATGCCTGGACCATGTCTTCTTTTCTGCGGCAGTCGGTGGCTGAGGTGCAGGCTAAGGCCGGGGATAAAAAGGTACTGTGTGCTTTAAGCGGCGGAGTTGATTCCTCGGTGGCTGCGGTGCTGGTACACCGGGCGGTGGGTGATAACCTCACATGTGTTTTTGTGGACAACGGCCTGCTGCGCAAGGGTGAAGCTGAGCAGGTAATAAACACCTTCCGGGAAAAGTTTAATATGAACTTAATCCATGTGGATGCCAGGGAAAGATTTTTAAACAAGTTGGCCGGGGTTACCGACCCTGAAAGAAAGCGAAAAATTATCGGTGAAGAGTTTATTCGCTTATTTGAAGAAGAGGCTAAAAAGTTAGGTCAAATAGATTATTTGGTGCAGGGTACAGTGTACCCGGATGTGGTGGAAAGTGGCACCGCCGCAGCGGGGGTTATAAAATCTCACCACAACGTGGGCGGTTTACCCGAAGATATGCAGTTTGATTTGATTGAGCCCCTGCGCTGGCTCTTTAAGGATGAGGTGCGGCTGCTGGGTGAAGAATTGGGACTGCCCGAAGAGGTGGTTTGGCGGCAGCCATTTCCCGGCCCGGGGCTGGCTGTGCGCTGTTTAGGGGAAGTGACGGAAGAAAAACTTGCGGTGCTAAGGGAAGCCGATGCCATTGTAACCGATGAAATTAAGAAGGCCGGCTTGGACAGGGAAATTTGGCAGTACTTTGCTGTTTTGCCCAACATTAAAAGTGTTGGGGTGAAAGGGGATAGGCGGACCTATGTGTGGACCGTGGGTGTTAGGGCAATTCACAGCAGCGACGGCATGACTGCCCAATGGGCACACATACCCTACCAAGTGCTGGATAGCATTTCAACCCGCATTTGCAAGGAAATAGAGCAGGTTAACCGGGTGGTATACGACATCACCGCAAAACCCCCCAGCACCATCGAATGGGAGTAA
- the purE gene encoding 5-(carboxyamino)imidazole ribonucleotide mutase: protein MTQPLVGIVMGSDSDLPIMKGAASILDKFGIPYEVLISSAHRVPEQTAEYARNAHSRGLKVIIAGAGLAAHLPGVIAAFTPLPVIGVPIRSGALEGVDALYAIVQMPPGIPVATVAINGAKNAGILAAQIIGAGDESVLKKVLDYKEEMAKEVQNKAAKLNELGIEAYLASKE, encoded by the coding sequence ATGACTCAGCCTTTAGTTGGTATTGTTATGGGCAGCGATTCTGATTTGCCGATTATGAAAGGTGCCGCATCTATTTTGGACAAGTTCGGCATTCCCTATGAAGTACTGATTTCGTCAGCACACCGGGTGCCGGAACAAACCGCTGAATATGCCCGTAATGCCCACAGCCGGGGGTTAAAGGTGATTATTGCCGGTGCCGGTTTGGCCGCCCACCTGCCCGGGGTTATTGCGGCCTTTACCCCGCTGCCGGTAATTGGTGTGCCCATAAGGTCCGGCGCCCTTGAAGGGGTAGACGCCCTATATGCCATTGTGCAGATGCCTCCGGGAATTCCGGTGGCCACTGTGGCCATTAACGGTGCCAAAAATGCCGGCATACTGGCGGCGCAAATTATCGGGGCCGGCGATGAATCGGTACTAAAAAAGGTATTGGATTATAAAGAAGAAATGGCAAAAGAAGTACAAAATAAAGCTGCTAAGCTTAATGAACTGGGTATAGAGGCTTACCTGGCATCTAAGGAGTAG
- the purB gene encoding adenylosuccinate lyase — translation MIERYTLPEMKRIWSEENKFQKWLEIEIYACEALAELGEIPAEAVEVIKEKAAFTVERILEIEEVVHHDVIAFLTCVAEQVGEESKYIHLGLTSSDVGDTAQSVRMKEAGEQILSRLEKLHEILLEKAQEYRYTIMIGRTHGIHAEPMTFGLKMLLWAAETQRNIERLQRAIETISVGKISGAVGTYANIDPRVESHVCARLGLTPAKLSTQVLQRDRHAEYMNTMAVIGCTLEKMATEIRSLQRTDIREAEEFFAKGQKGSSAMPHKRNPIITERISGMARLLRGNALAAMENVALWHERDISHSSVERVIIPDSTTALDYMLKKMIDIISNLLVYPEKMKHNMERTGGLLFSQRMLLALVDKGISREQAYELVQRNAMECWRTGKKFKELLAADEEVAKLISPDELDGIFEYSHYLRHIDRIYARFGL, via the coding sequence ATGATTGAACGGTATACATTGCCAGAAATGAAACGCATTTGGTCGGAGGAAAACAAGTTTCAAAAGTGGTTGGAAATTGAAATTTATGCCTGTGAGGCCCTGGCAGAATTGGGCGAAATACCTGCCGAGGCGGTGGAGGTTATTAAAGAAAAAGCAGCCTTTACCGTGGAGCGTATTCTAGAAATAGAAGAAGTGGTGCACCATGATGTCATTGCCTTTTTAACCTGTGTTGCGGAGCAGGTGGGTGAAGAAAGCAAATACATCCACCTGGGCTTAACCTCGTCCGACGTGGGAGACACCGCCCAAAGTGTACGGATGAAGGAAGCCGGTGAACAAATTCTTAGCCGCTTGGAAAAACTCCATGAAATATTGCTGGAAAAGGCCCAAGAATACAGGTATACCATTATGATTGGCCGTACCCACGGAATTCACGCCGAGCCCATGACCTTTGGCTTGAAAATGCTCTTGTGGGCGGCGGAAACGCAGCGGAATATCGAAAGATTGCAAAGGGCCATTGAAACCATAAGTGTGGGTAAAATTTCCGGCGCAGTGGGAACTTACGCAAACATCGACCCGAGGGTAGAAAGCCATGTTTGCGCCCGCCTGGGACTTACCCCTGCAAAACTTTCAACCCAGGTGCTGCAGCGGGATCGCCACGCAGAGTACATGAATACCATGGCGGTGATTGGCTGTACCCTGGAGAAAATGGCCACTGAAATCCGCTCACTGCAGCGCACTGACATCCGGGAGGCCGAAGAGTTTTTTGCCAAGGGCCAGAAGGGGTCTTCAGCCATGCCCCATAAGCGCAATCCCATTATCACCGAGCGCATTTCCGGTATGGCCCGCCTGCTGCGGGGCAATGCCCTGGCAGCCATGGAAAACGTGGCCCTGTGGCATGAGCGGGATATTTCACACTCATCGGTGGAAAGGGTAATTATCCCCGACAGCACCACCGCCTTGGACTACATGTTAAAGAAAATGATTGACATCATCAGTAATTTATTGGTGTATCCTGAAAAGATGAAGCACAACATGGAGCGCACCGGTGGCCTGCTCTTCTCCCAGCGGATGCTGCTTGCATTGGTGGACAAGGGCATCAGCAGGGAGCAGGCATATGAGCTGGTGCAGCGCAATGCCATGGAGTGCTGGAGAACAGGTAAGAAGTTTAAGGAACTGTTGGCTGCCGATGAAGAGGTGGCAAAACTAATTAGCCCGGATGAATTGGACGGTATTTTTGAATACAGCCATTATCTAAGGCATATTGATAGAATTTACGCCCGCTTTGGGCTATAA
- the purC gene encoding phosphoribosylaminoimidazolesuccinocarboxamide synthase, with amino-acid sequence MQKLEMLYEGKAKKVYRTDNPDLLWVEYKDDATAFNGEKKGTIVGKGVLNNLISAHFFQMLAQEGVANHFVELINEREQIVKALDIIQVEVIVRNLAAGSMAKRLGMEEGTDLGGPVVDYCYKSDELGDPLINDDHIRALKLATPEQVQTMRETALKVNQILTEYMKGKNIILVDYKLEFGIHKGQVLLGDEISPDTCRFWDSRTMEKLDKDRFRRDLGQVEDAYKEVYRRLTGKEVNL; translated from the coding sequence ATGCAAAAGTTAGAGATGTTATATGAAGGTAAGGCTAAAAAAGTATATAGAACCGATAATCCCGATTTGCTTTGGGTGGAATATAAAGATGATGCCACCGCCTTTAACGGTGAGAAGAAGGGCACCATTGTGGGCAAAGGTGTGCTGAACAACTTAATCAGTGCCCACTTTTTCCAGATGTTGGCGCAAGAGGGTGTAGCTAACCACTTTGTAGAGCTGATCAACGAGCGGGAGCAAATTGTAAAGGCCCTGGATATTATCCAAGTGGAAGTGATTGTGCGAAACCTGGCTGCCGGCAGCATGGCAAAACGCCTGGGCATGGAAGAGGGTACCGACCTGGGCGGCCCGGTGGTGGATTACTGCTATAAAAGTGACGAACTGGGCGACCCCTTGATTAATGATGATCACATTCGGGCTCTGAAGTTGGCCACCCCTGAACAGGTTCAGACCATGCGGGAAACGGCCTTGAAGGTCAACCAAATACTCACCGAATATATGAAGGGCAAAAATATAATCTTGGTGGACTACAAGTTGGAATTTGGCATCCATAAGGGTCAGGTATTACTGGGCGATGAAATTTCACCGGACACCTGCCGCTTTTGGGACAGCCGGACCATGGAAAAATTGGATAAGGACCGCTTTCGCCGTGATTTGGGCCAGGTGGAAGATGCCTACAAAGAAGTATACCGCCGCTTAACGGGCAAGGAAGTAAACCTATAG
- a CDS encoding AIR synthase-related protein, translated as MEREYSVKLLQTLAALDNKELTERNIFAAQACTLDFANEGDIIILLENGVAKQQELQRALNNKLINSAQLLGEGGLAVALALACVAGDVGAVIHMIENKPGEVLLFEKSPDKIILTTEENNVAELIRYLTVSGISFTRLGTVGANELEINLYRQGCYSGQPSSVIKVPVAELRKKWQGEKK; from the coding sequence ATGGAGCGGGAATACAGCGTAAAACTGCTGCAAACACTGGCTGCGCTAGACAACAAGGAACTGACCGAACGCAATATCTTTGCCGCCCAGGCTTGCACACTGGACTTTGCCAACGAAGGTGATATCATCATTCTGCTGGAGAATGGTGTAGCCAAGCAGCAAGAGCTGCAAAGGGCATTGAACAACAAATTAATTAACTCTGCCCAGCTTCTGGGGGAGGGCGGCTTGGCAGTGGCGCTGGCACTGGCCTGTGTGGCCGGCGATGTCGGTGCAGTTATCCATATGATTGAAAACAAACCGGGAGAGGTACTCTTGTTTGAAAAATCCCCCGATAAAATAATCTTAACCACAGAAGAAAATAATGTTGCTGAATTAATACGATATTTAACGGTTTCGGGAATTTCCTTTACCCGCCTGGGCACAGTGGGGGCTAATGAGCTGGAAATTAATTTATATCGGCAGGGATGCTATTCAGGGCAACCGTCCAGTGTTATCAAGGTTCCCGTGGCAGAGTTGAGGAAAAAATGGCAGGGGGAAAAGAAATGA
- the purF gene encoding amidophosphoribosyltransferase produces MIFDARNSSAWWQRDKMQEECGIFGIYAPGSEVAKLAYYGLYALQHRGQESAGIAVSNGQEIRLHKGMGLVPEVFTGDALSNLKGKAAIGHVRYTTKGSKEPANAQPLAFRHRNGMLALAHNGNLTNAEELRNILYDSGAIFQTTTDSEIIVNLIARYSQQSIEGAIMKAMIDIKGAYSVVVLTEESLYAVRDPYGFRPLCLGRMGDNWVVASESCALETVGAELVRDVQPGEIVRLNKDGLTSLQMMAASRPAYCMFEYIYFARPDSTIDGFHVNKVRREMGRRLAREYPVEADIVIPVPDSGTAAAWGYAEESGIPFEEGLMKNRYIGRTFIQPSQEMRDLAVRLKLNPMREVLAGKRVVMVDDSLVRGTTSSKIVKMLRECDVEKVYLCLSSPPVVSSCHYGIDTSNRKELIAATKSVEEIRQMVGADGLHYLSEEGLLSIFADTEHKFCMACFNNQYPAEVPRNTGK; encoded by the coding sequence ATGATCTTTGATGCGAGGAACTCATCTGCTTGGTGGCAAAGGGATAAGATGCAAGAGGAGTGCGGCATATTTGGCATTTATGCCCCCGGCTCTGAGGTGGCAAAGTTAGCCTATTACGGCCTTTATGCCCTGCAGCACCGCGGCCAGGAGAGTGCCGGCATAGCGGTATCCAACGGGCAGGAGATTAGGCTGCACAAAGGTATGGGCTTGGTGCCTGAGGTCTTTACCGGTGATGCGCTAAGCAATTTAAAGGGTAAGGCCGCCATTGGTCATGTGCGCTATACCACCAAGGGCTCAAAGGAACCTGCCAATGCCCAACCCCTTGCCTTTAGGCACCGCAATGGGATGCTGGCGCTGGCACACAACGGAAATTTAACTAACGCTGAAGAATTGAGGAATATTCTTTACGACAGCGGAGCAATATTCCAGACCACCACGGACAGTGAAATTATTGTCAATTTAATAGCCCGCTACAGCCAGCAAAGCATTGAAGGGGCCATTATGAAGGCCATGATCGACATAAAAGGGGCATATTCAGTGGTGGTACTCACCGAGGAATCGCTGTACGCAGTGCGTGACCCCTATGGTTTTCGCCCCCTCTGCCTGGGGCGTATGGGTGACAACTGGGTGGTGGCCTCGGAAAGCTGTGCCCTGGAAACGGTGGGGGCTGAACTGGTGCGGGATGTGCAGCCCGGTGAAATAGTGCGCCTAAACAAGGACGGCTTAACTTCACTGCAAATGATGGCAGCATCTAGGCCTGCCTACTGCATGTTTGAATATATTTACTTTGCCCGGCCGGACAGCACCATTGACGGCTTTCACGTAAACAAGGTGCGCCGGGAAATGGGGCGCCGGCTGGCCCGTGAATACCCGGTGGAGGCGGATATTGTTATTCCGGTGCCGGACAGCGGCACTGCCGCGGCCTGGGGCTACGCCGAAGAGTCAGGTATTCCCTTTGAAGAGGGGCTGATGAAAAACAGGTATATCGGACGCACCTTTATTCAACCGAGCCAGGAAATGCGTGACTTGGCGGTGCGGTTAAAGCTTAACCCCATGCGGGAGGTGCTGGCAGGCAAACGGGTGGTGATGGTGGATGACTCTTTGGTTCGGGGAACCACCAGCAGTAAAATTGTTAAGATGCTGCGGGAATGCGACGTTGAAAAGGTGTACCTGTGTTTAAGCTCGCCCCCTGTGGTGAGCAGTTGCCACTACGGCATTGATACCAGCAACCGCAAAGAGTTGATTGCTGCCACCAAATCAGTTGAAGAAATACGTCAAATGGTTGGAGCCGACGGTTTGCATTATCTAAGTGAAGAGGGACTGCTGAGTATCTTTGCGGATACAGAGCATAAATTTTGTATGGCTTGCTTTAACAATCAATACCCGGCGGAGGTGCCCCGGAACACAGGAAAATAA